The genomic DNA ACGGGTGGTTTTCTTCTTGGGAGAAGACTCGCCGTCGACGTCCTGCTTCTTGGGGGCGCGCTTGCGAGGGGTTGGGGTCTTCTTGGGAGTGGTAGCAGCGGGACCCTCCTCGCCGTCAGCTTTCTTAGCAGCAGCAGCCTTCTTGCGAGGTGTCTTCTTGGGAGTGACCGGGGCAGTGCCATCAGGAGCTGGAGTCAGCTTGACCCTGATCTTGGCCCATGCGTTTCTAGCAGAACCCGGGTTGGTCATACTGGCATAGGCGGCGAGCTTGTCAAAGTCGATCTATGACTTGTGTAAGTGATGTGTATGAAACAGCCAATATGCGCAACTTCACATGCACTGAGCTCAACTTACGTCGGGAGGACCGGACTTGAGCGACTGCATGGCCCATCCGAGCATCTGAAGCTCTCGCTCAGTGAACTGAGGGACGCCGCCATTGGCAGAGACAGGGTTGTCGTTCTCAGACATGTTGACGATGCGGTGTGGTGGAAGTTGTATGTGTCGATGTTGAAGATATAGAGTGCA from Pyrenophora tritici-repentis strain M4 chromosome 8, whole genome shotgun sequence includes the following:
- a CDS encoding Tymo-45kd-70kd multi-domain protein; the encoded protein is MSENDNPVSANGGVPQFTERELQMLGWAMQSLKSGPPDIDFDKLAAYASMTNPGSARNAWAKIRVKLTPAPDGTAPVTPKKTPRKKAAAAKKADGEEGPAATTPKKTPTPRKRAPKKQDVDGESSPKKKTTRGKKVSDDEAKSEENEDFQMETDPEGAPEETIEKV